The Leptolyngbya sp. 'hensonii' DNA segment CCCCTAAAACGGTGTTGCCAATCTTGACAATGTCATTCAGAAGGGGATCTTTAGTGTTAATGCCAGTGCCTGGAATTCCCCGACCATTGCCCGTATAGGTGTTAACACCCTGGGTTTGTTGACCACTATCCGCGATCGTCAAATTCTGGAAGACCCGATCCCGGGTTGCGATCGGATCTTGACCAGGAGGAACCGTAAACACGATCCGGCAGGAGGGTACCCGTTCTGTCGTCACACAAACGGTGTTGTACCCATTCTCCATGGCTGTTTGCATTTCCAGCAATCCATCGGGTCGGTAGGATTCCAGCCTGCGGCTGATTTCACTACAACGCCGTTCCGGTGTCCAGCCCCCACCTAAACCTGTGGGGGTGGCCCAGGGATAGTACTGATTGGGTTGACTTTCGGGATGGTACATGACCACGTACTGCCCATTGCTGTTCTGGCAGGTAAACCGAGGTTGGCTAGTGGTTGTGGTCTCGCCAGAACCAGGAGCTGGTGTGGAGGTGGGTGGGGGAGTTTGCTGGGCATTGATCGGACTACCTATTAAAAGAGATAGGGTCACGATCGAAAGACCAAGACTCTTCGAGGTAAAACTGAACATGGAACCGGACACCTGTTCTGAGGACTGTCGTGGCATGGTTACCATCTCCCAATATTTTTCATCAATAGGGTTGGAGCGTCCACGCAGGGCGTGGGAGTGAATTTCATTTAGGATAGCTGTAGCATTGAAACTGCAGATGGCAAGCTTTAGGACTCGAACATCTTCGATCAGATCATTGCAATAGTTTCAGATCAGATCGACATCCTATACCAGAGAAAAGTTCCCTGAAGTTATAAACTTTAAGATCACGGTCAAGATCATATCCGCTGTCGTTTGTTGTCTCCTTCACCCGACT contains these protein-coding regions:
- a CDS encoding COP23 domain-containing protein — its product is MPRQSSEQVSGSMFSFTSKSLGLSIVTLSLLIGSPINAQQTPPPTSTPAPGSGETTTTSQPRFTCQNSNGQYVVMYHPESQPNQYYPWATPTGLGGGWTPERRCSEISRRLESYRPDGLLEMQTAMENGYNTVCVTTERVPSCRIVFTVPPGQDPIATRDRVFQNLTIADSGQQTQGVNTYTGNGRGIPGTGINTKDPLLNDIVKIGNTVLGGANTGNRSSNINLRPFLDPADGGTGAMLQGSNTMRRNSPRLNPGNFR